The following proteins are encoded in a genomic region of Paenibacillus sp. FSL H3-0469:
- a CDS encoding GNAT family N-acetyltransferase gives MTNTDTLKQIEELQQRCEQYEGISLKLNWDMLRHPGEAGGAEWVLSYEGELLTGFIGLYGIGGDMEVCGMVRPGYRRRGIFSSLWEQAQAVIRRGKTKSLLLNTPAASASGNAYLKTLPVAFSHSEFQMKWDGAGSKVRASEASSASGNVLLRPARPEETPLLIAFDCDGFQMTEEDAAEMYELHEQEGSQEHIIIELSGQPAGKMRLWSENNETWIYGFTVDKKLRGLGIGRSALQQTIEREQRNYNGVNLEVALDNPNALKLYESCGFVVLNQQDYYTYPLNS, from the coding sequence TTGACGAATACAGATACACTGAAACAGATTGAAGAGCTGCAGCAGCGCTGCGAGCAATATGAAGGAATCTCGCTGAAGCTGAACTGGGACATGCTGCGTCATCCGGGAGAAGCCGGCGGTGCGGAGTGGGTGTTATCCTACGAAGGGGAGCTGCTGACCGGATTCATCGGCTTGTACGGCATCGGCGGTGATATGGAGGTATGCGGCATGGTCCGGCCGGGCTACCGCCGCCGGGGGATCTTCAGCTCCCTCTGGGAGCAGGCTCAGGCCGTCATCCGCCGGGGGAAGACGAAGTCACTGCTGCTGAACACCCCTGCAGCTTCGGCTTCAGGGAATGCCTATCTGAAGACCTTGCCGGTTGCCTTCAGCCATTCTGAGTTTCAGATGAAATGGGATGGCGCAGGGAGCAAGGTTAGAGCCTCAGAGGCCAGCTCAGCCTCCGGCAATGTGCTGCTCCGGCCTGCACGCCCTGAGGAGACGCCTCTGCTCATCGCCTTCGACTGCGACGGGTTCCAGATGACCGAAGAGGACGCCGCTGAAATGTATGAGCTGCACGAACAGGAAGGCTCACAGGAGCATATCATCATTGAGCTAAGCGGCCAGCCCGCCGGGAAAATGCGCCTGTGGTCGGAGAACAACGAAACCTGGATCTACGGATTTACGGTGGACAAGAAGCTGCGCGGTCTCGGCATCGGCCGGAGTGCCCTCCAGCAGACTATCGAGCGGGAGCAGCGGAATTATAACGGAGTAAATCTGGAGGTGGCGCTGGATAACCCGAATGCGCTGAAGCTCTATGAGAGCTGCGGATTCGTCGTGCTTAACCAGCAGGATTATTACACCTATCCTTTGAACAGCTAG